GGTCCTTTACGCCAATGGCGAAAAAAACGGCGCGCGTTATATGGCGCGTCCGCACCCCGTCGCCCCGCCCGCCGACGTCGTGCCCGAGGCACCGCCGATGGTGCTCGCGCCGGTTACCGAATCCGACGCGCGCGCGCAGAATGCGAAGATCGCGCTCGTGACCAAGGGCTTCGTCGCGCCGCGTCCCTTCGTCTATGCTGGCGGCGGCGATGCCAAAGCCCGCGCGCGCGACTGTCTTGCCGCCGCGATGCTCTATGAAGCGGGCGACGATGCCAAGGGACAGCAGGCCGTCGGCCAGGTCGTGATCAACCGCGCGCGTCACCCCGCCTTCCCCAAATCGATCTGCGGCGTCGTGTTCCAGGGTTCGGAGCGTGTGACCGGCTGCCAGTTCACCTTCACCTGCGACGGCGCCCTGAACCGCCGCTATTCGGACGCGGCGTGGCAGCGCGCACGGAACAACGCCGACCTGATGCTGTCGGGCGGCACCTATCCCGCCATCGGCCTTGCCACCCACTATCACACCGACTGGGTGCGCCCCTATTGGAGCGACAGCCTCGAGAAGATCGCGATCGTCGATACGCATCTCTTCTTCCGCTGGCCTGGCTATTGGGGCACGCCGGGCGCCTTCCGCGGCGCGGTGTCGGGCGACGACGGGCCGATTGCAAAGCTCGCGGCGCTCTCCCCGCTCCATGCCATCGCGCTCGGCCTGCCCACCGAAATCGCGCCCGTCGACGCCAATGCGGCGGTGGGCGAAGCCCGCGTCGTCGTGGGCGCGGGCGAAACGGCCGGCCGCGACACCATCTACACCCAGCTCGACCGCAAGGCGGCGCCCGAAAGTTTCGTGACGACCGCGCTCCGGCTGTGCGGCGACAAGCCCTATTGCAAGTTCATGGGCTGGACCAACCCGACCCTCAAACCCGACAGCGACGCGATGAGC
This genomic interval from Sphingopyxis chilensis contains the following:
- a CDS encoding cell wall hydrolase, whose product is MRPEGGESTLPLRRDWTGWLFVLIAVVAIGAVLYANGEKNGARYMARPHPVAPPADVVPEAPPMVLAPVTESDARAQNAKIALVTKGFVAPRPFVYAGGGDAKARARDCLAAAMLYEAGDDAKGQQAVGQVVINRARHPAFPKSICGVVFQGSERVTGCQFTFTCDGALNRRYSDAAWQRARNNADLMLSGGTYPAIGLATHYHTDWVRPYWSDSLEKIAIVDTHLFFRWPGYWGTPGAFRGAVSGDDGPIAKLAALSPLHAIALGLPTEIAPVDANAAVGEARVVVGAGETAGRDTIYTQLDRKAAPESFVTTALRLCGDKPYCKFMGWTNPTLKPDSDAMSDTQRAAMSFSYLRDDKAGFEKALWNCSEYKRDDVRQCMKR